The Candidatus Latescibacter sp. genome contains the following window.
GTGCCTGCGAAGCAGCAACGACTGTGGAACAACGCCTTCCCTTGCCCCCTTCTGGGGAAAGGGACCGAGGGATAGGGGGCTGTAGTGTACAACTTACCTTTTTTTTACGTATAAAAAAACGACTTTAACAAAAGACTTCTATATTTTACGAACTTTTCAAAAGATTATCCTTTTCTTCTTCTCCCTTTATCTTTTATCTTTGTACCTTTATTCTGTCTTCTGAATTCTGTCATTTTAAAGGGAGCAGTATCGAAGTGAAAACGTACAAAAACTATCCCGATCCGGCCGGGTATTTCGAGCTCTACGGTGGCCGTTTTGTACCGGAGACGCTCATGCCGGTTCTTGTAGAGATGGAACAGGCCTACCTCGCCGCGAAAAACGACGCCGCTTTCAAGGCGGAACTGAGCGCCCTGCTTCGCGATTATGTGGGAAGACCGACCCCTCTCACCTTTGCGAAACGCCTGACCGGGCGCCTGGGTGGAGCGAAAATATACCTTAAACGAGAGGACCTTACCCATACCGGGGCGCATAAGATCAACAACGCCATCGGTCAGGCTCTGCTGGCGCGGAATATGGGGAAAACACGGATAATTGCGGAAACCGGCGCCGGCCAGCATGGAGTCGCCACTGCCACTTCTGCGGCCCTGTTCGGCCTCGCCTGCGAGATTTTCATGGGATCCGAGGATATGCGCCGTCAATCACTGAACGTGTTCCGCATGAAGCTTCTCGGCGCAAAGGTCACCGAAGTTAACGCCGGCTCACGGACGCTGAAAGATGCCATCAACGAGGCAATGCGGAACTGGGCGCTCACCTGCCGCGATACTTTCTACGTATTCGGAACCGTGCTGGGGCCGCATCCGTTTCCCATGATGGTCCGTGATTTCCAGAGCGTGATCGGCCGTGAGGCGCGGGCGCAGATCCTGGAAAAGGAGGGGAAGCTCCCCGACCTGCTCATCGCCTGTGTGGGCGGCGGCTCCAACGCCATGGGGCTTTTCAATGAGTTTCTCGATGACCCTCAGGTGCGGATGATCGGGGTGGAAGCCGGCGGCCGCGGCAAGGGATACGGCGAACATGCGGCGCGGTTTCTGACCGGAAGGCCCGGCGTGCTGCACGGCACTTATTCCTGGGTTCTCCAGGATGAAAACGGCCAGATCAGTCCGACACATTCGGTATCGGCGGGGCTGGATTATCCGTCGGTGGGGCCGGAGCACTCCATGCTCCGCGCTCTCAACCGGGCGGAATACACCTATGCCACCGATGAAGAGTGTCTTGGAGCATTCCGATTACTCTCCGAGACGGAAGGAATAATCCCTGCCCTGGAAAGCGCCCATGCAGTTGCTCATGCCCTCAAAGAAGCGCCGGGAATGAGTTCGGAGCAGGTGATCATTATTAATCTCAGCGGCCGCGGCGACAAGGATGTCAATACCGCCATAGAAAACATCAGGTTCTGATATAAAGGTTTCTTCCATGAACAGGCTGGAAAAAAAATTTGCAGAGTTAAAAAGGCTTGAACACAAAGCTTTTATTGCCTACATTACCGCCGGCGACCCATCCCTCGATTCCACCGTGAGGCTGGTGAGGGAATTCGAGAAGCAGGGAGTGGATTGTGTCGAGTTGGGAGTTCCGTTTTCCGATCCGATCGCCGATGGCCCGGTCAACCAGGAAGCCGCCATGCGCGCGCTCCGAAATCCCATAGGGGTAAGGCAGATTCTCGATGCAGTGAGAGAAATTCGCCGGGATTCGGAAATACCGATCATATTCTTTGCCTATTACAATTCCATCCTCTCTTACGGCCTGGAACGGTTTGTCCGGGATGCTTGCGAGAGCGGTCTGGACGGGGCGCTCCTGCTTGATCTGCCTCCCGAAGAAGCCGGTGAATACAAGCGTCTCATGGATACAAAAGGTCTCTCGACCATATTTCTCGTTTCTCCGGTAACGCCGGATGACCGTCTGAAACTGATCACCGCTTATGCCACCGGATTCATTTACTATGTTTCCCAGATGGGAGTGACCGGGGAGCGGGACCGGATCGGTGAAAGCATCCCTGCCATGGTAGAAAGAATTCGTAAACTGACCTCTACGCCTGTGGCGGTTGGATTCGGAATATCACGGCCGGAACATGTAGCGGAGATTGCCCGGTATGCCGACGGGGTCATTGTGGGCAGCTCCATCGTACGGCGCATAGGGGAGAATGGAGAAAAACCCGGATTCGAAAAAGAGATAGGGTGTTTTGTCGGCACTCTGGCGAGACCTTTGAAAGAAAAAGTATAAGGATTTTCTCTATGGAGTAAATGAGAGAAAATGAGTGCTCCTGTGTCTTTTAAGATCCCCCCTGCCCCCCTTATTAAGGGGGGAATTTAGGGAGAGGGTTCTGTCAAAACATAATAAATGTTTACATAGTACCAGGAACAATTTTCTTTTTCCCCCCTTAATAAGGGGGGTAGGGGGGATTAACCTTTCGGATGATCACCTTAGCTTACTTAACGGCATACCCGTTAAAGTATTATCCTGTTAATCTTGTAAATCCTGTCAAAATAAAGGCCTCAGAATTATTTTAAAAATTCGAATACAAATGCTGCGCATATTTTTTTATAGAGGAGTTTTATAATGGATGAAATCGAAGGCTGGCGTAAACGAATAGATGAGATCGATACCCAGCTCATGGAACTGCTGAATGAACGCGCCAAATGCGCTATGGCCATAGGAAAAATAAAGATGGCAAAGGGCCTGAAACTCTACAGCCCCGAACGTGAGAAGGCGGTGCTCGAGCATATCAAGGAACAGAACAAAGGGCCCCTGGAGAATTCCGCGGTGGAGCGGATATTCGAGCATATTATCGAGGAAAGCAGGAGGATTGAAATAATAGCCGTCTGAAAAAACCTTCTTTTTCCCCTTGCTTTTTGCCGTCATCCCATGTAAATTTTCAAACCTTTTCACCATTCAAACCTGTACCATTAATCAAGGAGTAATCATGCCTCACGTTATATCCGATGAGTGCATCGCGTGCGGCACCTGCTCCGGCACCTGCCCTAACGAGGCGATTTCCGAGGGTGACGGGAAATTTGCCATTAACGCCGATGTCTGTAGCGACTGCGGAACCTGTGTGGATGATTGCCCGGTAAGCGCAATTTCCGCTCAGTAAGGTTTTCTGAATAGCTTCTCATCACTTCTTTAAGAAGACGGATGACTTCACGCGAACGAGTAAAAGCCGCTCTGAATCATCGGCAGCCTGACCGTGTCCCGGTGGATTTCGGTTCCACTATCGTGACCGGAATGCATGTCAGCATGGTTTCCCGCCTGCGAAAAGCTTTCGGATTGGGAGGCGCCGAGGATCGGGTCAAGGTTATCGAGCCTTTTCAGATGCTCGGTGAAATAGACGATGCGCTTCGGGAAAAACTGCGCGTTGACTTTGCGCCGCTCTTTCACCGGAAAACAGTGTTCGGTTTCGAGAACAAGGATTGGAAGGAATGGGAGCTTTTCGACGGCGCCAGGGTTCTTGTTCCGGGGCTTTTCAATACTGATACGGATGAAAACGGCGATATTCTCCTGTACCCGGAA
Protein-coding sequences here:
- the trpB gene encoding tryptophan synthase subunit beta → MKTYKNYPDPAGYFELYGGRFVPETLMPVLVEMEQAYLAAKNDAAFKAELSALLRDYVGRPTPLTFAKRLTGRLGGAKIYLKREDLTHTGAHKINNAIGQALLARNMGKTRIIAETGAGQHGVATATSAALFGLACEIFMGSEDMRRQSLNVFRMKLLGAKVTEVNAGSRTLKDAINEAMRNWALTCRDTFYVFGTVLGPHPFPMMVRDFQSVIGREARAQILEKEGKLPDLLIACVGGGSNAMGLFNEFLDDPQVRMIGVEAGGRGKGYGEHAARFLTGRPGVLHGTYSWVLQDENGQISPTHSVSAGLDYPSVGPEHSMLRALNRAEYTYATDEECLGAFRLLSETEGIIPALESAHAVAHALKEAPGMSSEQVIIINLSGRGDKDVNTAIENIRF
- a CDS encoding 4Fe-4S binding protein, with the protein product MPHVISDECIACGTCSGTCPNEAISEGDGKFAINADVCSDCGTCVDDCPVSAISAQ
- the pheA gene encoding chorismate mutase, with product MDEIEGWRKRIDEIDTQLMELLNERAKCAMAIGKIKMAKGLKLYSPEREKAVLEHIKEQNKGPLENSAVERIFEHIIEESRRIEIIAV
- the trpA gene encoding tryptophan synthase subunit alpha, encoding MNRLEKKFAELKRLEHKAFIAYITAGDPSLDSTVRLVREFEKQGVDCVELGVPFSDPIADGPVNQEAAMRALRNPIGVRQILDAVREIRRDSEIPIIFFAYYNSILSYGLERFVRDACESGLDGALLLDLPPEEAGEYKRLMDTKGLSTIFLVSPVTPDDRLKLITAYATGFIYYVSQMGVTGERDRIGESIPAMVERIRKLTSTPVAVGFGISRPEHVAEIARYADGVIVGSSIVRRIGENGEKPGFEKEIGCFVGTLARPLKEKV